The following is a genomic window from Geobacillus subterraneus.
TGTTTGAAAATGAACGGCCACTGTTGGAAAAAACGATCCGCCATGATGCGGATGTGCTGCGGCAATACGCGACGATTATCGACCAATATGAATTTCGCAAACAGACGATTTTAGCCGCTTTAGATGAGGAAGGAATCAACTTATCGAAGCTAAGCGCCGTCTGCGGCCGCGGGGGGCTTCTCCGCCCGATCGAAGGCGGAACGTACCGGGTCAATGAGGCGATGCTTGACGATTTGCGCCGCGGCTACTCCGGCCAGCACGCCTCCAACCTCGGCGGCATTTTGGCGCATGAAATCGCTTCAGCGTTAAATATCCCGGCGTTTATTGTCGACCCGGTCGTCGTCGATGAGCTTGAGCCGATCGCTCGGATTAGCGGGTTTCCGCTGATCGAGCGGCGCAGCATTTTCCATGCGTTGAACCAAAAAGCGGTCGCGCGCCGCGTCGCTCGGCAGCTTGGCAAGCGGTATGACGAGTTGAATTTCATCGTCGCCCATATGGGCGGCGGCATTACCGTCGGCGCCCACAAGCGGGGGCGGGTCGTCGATGTCAATAACGGCCTTGACGGCGAAGGCCCGTTCAGCCCGGAGCGCGCCGGAACGGTGCCGGCCGGCGATTTGGTCGCTTTATGTTTTTCAGGTGAATACTACCGTGATGAGATCATGAACATGCTTGTCGGCCGCGGCGGTCTTGTCGGGCATCTTGGCACGAACGATGCGGTAAAAGTGGAAAAAATGATTGAAGCCGGGAACGAACAGGCGAAACTCGTGTATGAGGCGATGGCATACCAAGTGGCGAAAGAAATCGGCGCGGCAAGCGCCGTGCTTTCCGGCAAAGTCGACGCCATCATTTTAACCGGCGGCCTGGCGTACGGCAAATCGTTCGTCGAACAAATCACCCGCCGCGTCCAATGGATTGCCGATGTCATCGTCCACCCGGGCGAAAATGAACTGCAGGCGTTGGCGGAAGGCGCGCTTCGCGTCTTGCGCGGCGAGGAAGAGGAAAAAACATATCTAGGTGAAGCGGCTGCGCCGGTTTCAGTCCGGCGTTGATGCGGCAACGGACAGAAAGGGGAAGGCAAGATGGCAAAGGAATACGATGTCGTCATTCTTGGCGGCGGCACAGGCGGCTATGTGGCAGCCATTCGCGCGTCGCAGCTCGGCTTGAAAACGGCGGTCGTCGAAAAAGGGAAGCTCGGCGGCACGTGCCTGCACGCCGGCTGCATTCCATCGAAAGCGCTGCTCCGGAGCGCCGAAGTGTACGCGCAAACGAAACAAAGTGAGGCGTTTGGCGTCATTGCCGGCGACGTGCGCCTCGATTTCGCCAAAGTGCAGGCGCGCAAGGCGGCGATTGTTGAGCAGCTCCACAAAGGTGTGCAGCATCTGATGAAAAAAGGGAAAATCGATGTATACGCCGGCACCGGCCGCCTGCTCGGCCCATCCATTTTCTCGCCGCTCGCTGGGACGGTGTCGGTGGAAATGAACGACGGCAGCGAAAACGAAATGCTCGTCCCAAAATTTGTCGTCATCGCCACCGGTTCGCGGCCGCGCACATTGCCGGGGCTCGAGCCGGACGGGGAATTCGTGATGACATCAGACGAAGCGCTGCAAATGGAGACACTCCCGTCGTCCATCTTGATCGTCGGCGGCGGGGTGATCGGCATGGAATGGGCGTCGATGCTGAATGATTTTGGTGTTGACGTCACGGTGTTAGAATATGCGGACCGCATTTTGCCGACGGAAGATGAAGATGTGTCAAAAGAAATGGAAAAACTGCTCCGCCGCCGCGGCGTTACGATCATCACCGGGGCAAAAGTGCTGCCGGAAACATTGGAAAAAGGAAACGGAGTGACCATCCAGGCGGAACATAGCGGCGAGCGAAAAACGTTTGCGGCTGACAAGATGCTTGTTTCCGTTGGGCGTCAGGCAAACATTGAAGGAATCGGCCTGGAAAACACCGACATTGTCGTGGAGAAGGGGTATATTCAAACGAACGTGTTCGGCCAAACGAAAGAATCGCACATTTACGCGATCGGCGATGTCATCGGCGGCTTGCAGCTCGCCCATGTCGCCGCCCATGAAGGGATCGTCGCCATTGAACATTTAGCCGGGCACATCCCGGCGCCGATTGACTATACGATGGTGCCGCGCTGCATTTACACCCGTCCGGAAGCGGCGGCGGTCGGCTTAACCGAGCAAGAAGCGAAAGCGAAAGGCTATGACGTCAAAGTCGGCAAGTTTCCGTTTAAAGCGATCGGCAAGGCGCTGGTGTTCGGCGAAGCGGAAGGGTTTGTCAAATTCGTCGCCGACCGGAACACCGACGACTTGCTTGGCGTCCATATGGTCGGACCGCACGTGACCGATTTGATTTCCGAAGCCGGGCTCGCCCGCGTGCTCGACGCCGCCCCGTGGGAAGTGGCCCATGCGATCCATCCGCACCCGACGCTTTCAGAAGCCTTGGCGGAAGCGGCGCTGGCCGTCGATGGCCGGGCGATTCACTTTTAATCTCACCGCGTGAGAGTGAAAGATTGGCAACAAGCAGCTTACATGACAAGCTGCAATGCATTTTTCATTAAAGGAGGTTGTTCCGATGGCGCAAAATCGTCATCAAGCGCTCGGATTAAGCGATGACACTGTGTTGCAAATGTACGAAACGATGCTTCTCGCCCGCAAACTCGATGAGCGGATGTGGCTGTTAAACCGCGCCGGGAAAATTCCGTTCGTCATCTCGTGCCAAGGGCAGGAAGCGGCGCAAGTCGGCGCGGCGTTCGCTCTTGACCGGACGAAAGATTACGTCCTGCCGTACTATCGCGATATGGGCGTCGTGTTGACGTTCGGCATGACGCCGACGGAATTGATGCTGGCCGCGTTTGCCAAAGCGGAAGACCCGAACTCCGGCGGCCGGCAAATGCCAGGCCATTTCGGGCAAAAGAAAAACCGGATCGTCACCGGCTCCTCGCCTGTCACAACGCAAGTGCCGCACGCCGTCGGCTTTGCCTTGGCGGCGAAAATGGAAAAGAAAGATTTTGTCGCCTTCGTCACGTTCGGCGAAGGATCGTCGAACCAAGGCGATTTCCATGAAGGGGCGAACTTTGCCGGCGTTCATAAACTCCCGGTCATCTTTATGTGCGAAAACAACAAGTACGCCATTTCCGTGCCCATTTCCAAACAATTGGCGTGCGAAAACGTATCGGACCGTGCCGTTGGCTACGGCATGCCGGGCTATACGGTTGACGGCACCGATCCGCTCGAAGTGTACCGCGTCGTCAAGGAAGCGGCCGACCGCGCCCGCCGCGGCGAAGGGCCGACGCTCGTCGAAGCGGTGACATACCGCCTGACGTCGCACTCATCGGACGACGACCACCGCGTCTACCGGACGGAAGAAGAGCTTGCCGAAGCGCGCGCCAAAGACCCGATCGTCTCGTTTGCCAACTATTTAAAAGAAACGGGTATCTTAACGGATGCGTTGGAAGAAGACATTCAAGCGCGCGTGATGAAACAAGTAAACGAAGCGACCGACTACGCAGAAAAAGCGCCGTACGCCGAGCCGGAACATGCGCTTCGCTACGTGTATGCCGAGGAGTAAGGGGGAATGGACGATGCCTGTGATTTCGTATATTGATGCCGTGACGATGGCGATTCGTGAAGAAATGGAACGCGACCCGCGCGTGTTTGTATTAGGGGAAGACGTCGGCCGGAAAGGCGGGGTGTTCAAAGCGACGCAAGGATTGTACGAGCAGTTCGGCGAAGAGCGCGTTATCGACACGCCGCTCGCCGAATCGGCGATCGTCGGCGTTGGCATCGGTGCGGCGATGTACGGCCTGCGTCCGATTGCCGAAATTCAGTTTGCCGATTTTATCATGCCGGCGGTCAACCAAATTATTTCTGAAGCGGCGCGCATCCGCTACCGCTCGAACAACGACTGGAACTGCCCGATTGTCATCCGCGCCCCGTACGGCGGCGGGGTGCATGGCGCCCTGTACCACTCGCAGTCGGTGGAAGCGATTTTTGCCAATCAGCCGGGGCTGAAAATCGTCATGCCGTCGACGCCGTACGATGTGAAAGGGCTGCTCAAAGCGGCCATTCGCGACGAAGATCCGGTACTCTTTTTCGAGCATAAACGCGCCTACCGCCTCATTAAAGGGGAAGTGCCGGAGGATGATTATGTGCTGCCGATCGGCAAGGCGGACGTCAAGCGCGAAGGCGAGGACATCACCGTCATCACGTACGGGCTGTGCGTCCATTTCGCCTTGCAGACGGCCGAACGCGTCGCCCAAGACGGCATTTCCGTCCATTTGCTCGATTTGCGCACCGTCTATCCGCTCGATAAAGAAGCGATCATCGAAGCGGCGAGCAAAACCGGAAAAGTGCTGCTCATTACCGAAGACAACAAAGAAGGAAGCGTCATGAGCGAAGTCGCCGCCATTATTGCGGAACATTGCCTGTTTGACCTCGATGCGCCGATTATGCGCCTCGCTGGCCCGGACGTTCCGGCGATGCCGTACGCGCCGACGATGGAAAAGTTCTTTATGGTCAACCCGGAAAAAGTAGAAAAAGCGATGCGTGAACTGGCGGCGTTTTAACAGACGAACAAAAGGCGTCTCCGGCCCTTCGGCAGCGGGAAAGCGCGGGATGTCGGCCAAGGTGCATCCCGCTAAAATGGCCCGAAGCCAACCGTAGGCGGCTGGGGACGTCACGGCAAAGACATTGCAACAGAGATAGGAGGGTATCGATGTGGCCATCGAACAATTGACGATGCCTCAGCTCGGGGAGAGCGTCACCGAAGGCACGATCAGCAAATGGCTCGTTTCCCCGGGCGACAAAGTGAACAAATACGATCCGGTCGCCGAAGTGATCACCGATAAAGTGAGCGCGGAAATTCCGTCGTCGTTTGCCGGCGTCATTCGCGAATTGATCGCCAACGAAGGAGAAACGCTTCCGGTCGGCGCGCCGATTTGCACGATCGAAGTCGAAGGCGAAGTCGCCGCACCAAGCTCGGAAGCGAAGCCGGCGGAGGAAGCGCCGAAAGCGGAAGACAACGCGAAGCCAGCGGCGCCGAAAAAGGCCGGCCGGGCCAACAACGGCCGCTATTCGCCGGCCGTGCTCCGCTTGGCGCAAGAACACGGCATTGATCTCGAACAAGTCGAAGGCACCGGCCTTGGCGGGCGGGTGACGCGCAAAGATTTGCTGAAGCTGATTGAGTCCGGCCAAATTCCGAAAGCGGGAGCGGCACCGGCGGCGGAACAAGCGGCGCCAAAAGCCGAGCCGCGAGCGGAACAGCCGACTCCGGCCGCCGCAACCGTTCAACCGTCTGCCGCGGCCGCACAAACCGCACCAGTGACAGCGCCGCCGAAGCCAGCGCCGCCAACGATCGAAGCGGGAGCGGGCGACATCGAAATTCCGGTCACCCCGGTGCGCAAAGCGATCGCCGCCAACATGCTCCGCAGCAAACACGAAGCGCCGCACGCGTGGACGATGGTCGAAGTCGACGTCACCGACCTTGTCGCCTACCGCGATGCCATCAAAGACGAGTTCAAGCGGCGTGAAGGCTTCAATTTGACGTATTTCGCCTTCTTCGTCAAAGCGGTCGCCCAAGCGCTGAAAGAATTCCCGCAGCTGAACTCTGTTTGGGCCGGCGATAAAATCATTCAGCGCAAAGACATCAACATCTCGATCGCCGTCGCGACCGATGACGCTTTGTTCGTTCCGGTCATCAAGCACGCCGACGAAAAAACGATCAAAGGCATCGCCCGCGAAATCGCCGAACTGGCGGCGAAAACGCGCGCCGGCAAACTTCGTCCGGAAGACATGCAAGGCGGTACGTTCACCGTCAACAACACCGGCGCGTTCGGCTCCGTGCAGTCGATGGGCATTATCAACTACCCGCAAGCGGCCATTTTGCAAGTGGAAACGATCGTCAAACGTCCGGTCGTGAAAAACGGCATGATCGCCATCCGCGACATGGTCAACTTATGCTTGTCGCTTGACCACCGCGTCTTGGACGGCCTCATTTGCGGCCGCTTCCTCGCCCGCGTCAAAGCGATTTTGGAAAACATGAACAAAGACAACACGCCGATTTATTAACGCTTCCCCCATCGCCATCGGTTGGCGGTGGGGGTTTTTGCATGGCGTGATTTCAAACTTCTTTCACAAATGTGAGGTATAATGAGGGCAGAAACGAACGTGCGGAGGAGAAAAACGAGATGAAACGAGCGAGCGTGTGGATGCTGTTAGGTTGCTTCTTTCTGCTAAGCGGCTGTGCCCATCCGTCGTTTCCCCCGGTGGCTGATTCGCTTTCCGTTGTCATCAGCCTCGATGTCAAAGGGGAAACGGTCACCTTTTTGAACGCGAAAAATGGCGGCAAGATCGCCCGTTGGAACATCAACGAACCGTTTCAAGGCGGGGCGTTGAGCGCGGACGGCCGGACGCTGCTTTTGTACGGGCGGGATCTTGACGGCGTTTACCGGTACGACCTCGCGACCGGGAAGCCGCTGGCTGAGTGGAAAACGGGGAGCGGCATTGTGAGTGCTGCTCCATCCCCGGATGGCCGCACGTGGTTTTTTGGCGACAGCGAACATCACGCGGTGCGCGTTGTGAGCCGGGACGGGGAAGAGATCGCCCGCCTTTCGGTCGGACGCTCTCCGATGACACTGCTTGTCAATCGCGCTGGAACGAGGTTGTATGTGATCGATTTTCAAGACGAACGGGCGAGGGTCATCGATGTGGACCGCCGCCGCGTCATCCGTTCGTTTGCCGTGCCGAAGTTTGCCTTAGGCGGAGTGGTGCGCGAGAAGCAAGGGGAGCTGTGGGTCGGCGGGCACGGCAGCGGAAGCCGTGTGGAAACGAATATTCATGTTTACTCGCTGCAAGACGGCCGCTTGCTTCGGACGATCGCCGCGCCGGTCATGCCGGTCGATTTTGTTGAAACAGATCGCGGCGTGTTTGTGCTAAGCCATGGCTCGAATACGGTTTATCGGGTTTTGCCAAGCGGGAAGCGGCTTGACTCTGTCTCTGTCGGCGCCAACCCGTTTGCCATGGAAGCGGCAGGAGGCCGTTTGTATATCGCGAGCTATGACAGCGATGAAATGATCGTGGTCGATGAAGGGACGCTGCGGCCGCTCGCCCGCTGGAAGACGGGCGACGGCCCGCTGCAGCTGCTCATTCGGGAGGGACGAACATGAGCGAACGAACCGTTTTGATCGTCGATGATGAAGAAGAAATGCGTCTGTTGGTCAGCATGTATTTAGAAAACGCCGGCTTTCGCTGCTTGGAAGCGGAAGACGGGGAGGAGGCGCTGGCGCTGCTTTCCCAACATTCGGTCGATGCCGTGCTATTGGACGTCATGATGCCCAAACAGGACGGATTCGCCGTCTGCGCCCGCATCCGCGAGCAGTCGGACGTGCCGGTGTTGTTTTTGACTGCGCTCGGCGAAGAATGGGATAAAGTGAAAGGATTCAAGCTAGGCGGCGACGATTACATCGTCAAACCGTTCAGCCCGGGAGAGCTCATCGCCCGCCTCGAGGCGGTGCTGCGCCGGGTGCAGCGCGGGCGCGAGAACGATGGGCGGTTGCAGTTTGGCGACCTCGTTATCAACGAAAAAGGACGAACCGTGACCGTTGGCGGCGAACCAGTGAAACTGACGTTGAAAGAGTTTGAGCTGTTGCTGTTTTTGGCGAAACACCGCGGGCAAGCGTTCAGCCGCGACGACTTGCTCGTCCATGTGTGGGGGTATGATTACACCGGAAACGCCCGCACCGTTGACACTCATGTGAAAACATTGCGCATGAAGATGAAAGACGCCGGCCGCCACATTCAAACCGTCTGGGGCATCGGCTACAAATTTGAGGGATGAGAAATGAAACGGCTCCGCTTAGGACAAAAAGTATGGCTGGCGATCGGCGCCGCGGTCGTGGTGACGCTGGCGTTTTCCTTTGGCCTTCTCAATTATTTTTACCGAACGGTGTACATGAAAGAAGTCGAGCGGACGTTGATCGCGGAAGGGACGAACCTCGCCCGCGACTATCGGGGCGGGGCGATCGCTCGGGAATTCCGCCAGCAAATCGAATGGTATGACGAAAAATCGACGGCCACCATCCTATTGATCGACAACCCGCGCGAACTGAGCGCCTGCTTTCCGTTTCCGGTCCACTATGACGCGTTAGTCAGCGGCCGCGACCGGGAAACGCTGCTAGCCGGGAAGCCGGTTGTCAAAACCGGCTACGAAAAGCGGTTTGGCCGCCGCGTGATGGCGGTCGCCGTTCCGCTTCTTGATGACAAGCGGCTTATGGGAGCGATTTATTTGTATATGCCGCTCGCCGACGTCCAAGCAGCAACCAAACGGGCAGCCGCCGCGTTTTGGCCGTTGGCCGCCGTATTCGCCGCCGCGCTTTTGGTTGTCGGCCGACGGATGGTGCGGCAACTGGTCGAACCGTTGCAGGCGATGGAACGGGCTGCTGAGCGCATGGCGGAAGGGCGCTACGAAGCGGGCATCCCCGTGCGGAGTGATGATGAAATCGGCCGCCTGGCGAAGGCGTTCAACCAAATGGCCGACGCCATTGCCAAAGAAGACGAGCAAAAGCGCGAGTTTTTAGCGAACGTTTCGCATGAATTGCGCACGCCGCTCAGCTATATGAAAGGGTACAGCGAAGCGCTCCTGGCTGGCCTTGCGAAAACGAAAGAAGAAGAAAAGGCGTACCTTCGCCTCATCCACCGCGAAACGGAACGGATGGAGCGGCTTGTTGGCGACTTGCTCGATTTGGCGCGCCTTGAAGGGCAAAGCGTGCCGCTCGAGCGCGCGCCGGTGGCGTTCGCCCAAGTGATCGAAGATGTCATCGCCATGTACGAACCGATCGCCGCGCAAAAGCGGATCAAACTGTCATGCGATTTGGACTATGACGTCATCGTCAACGGCGACGCCGATCGGCTCGAACAAGTCATGCGCAACTTGCTTGACAACGCCATCCGCTACACTCCGGAAGGCGGCGCGGTGACGGTGCGGCTTTCCCGCCCGTCGGAAGCAGAAGGAGAACTCGTGATCGAAGACACGGGAAAAGGCATCCCGAAAGACCAGCTCCCGCTTCTCGGCCAGCGCTTTTTCCGCGTCGACCGCGCCCGCACTCGCAAAGAAGGCGGCACCGGCTTAGGGCTGGCCATCGTCAAGCAAATCGTCGCCCTTCATGGCGGCGCCATTCAGTTCGACAGCGACCTTGGCCGCGGGACGACGGTATCTGTCCGCCTGCCGCTCGTTAGGGAAGGGGAAGAAACATACGTTCAAGACAAAGGAACGGATGGTGTATCATCAATATAAAAATTCGGAGGCAGGTGGAGGAAATGGGTTCAAGGGAAAAGGAACAGGCCCCGATGACCTACAAAGAGTATGCGACATGGCCGGAAGGAAAACGGTGTGAGGTGTTGGACGGGAATATCATCAGCATGGCGCCGTCGCCAACACCGGAACACCAATCGATTTCGCTCCAGCTTTCGGTCGAATTCGGGATGTATTTCAGAGGAAAGGATTGTCGCGTGTTGGCCGCCCCGATCGACGTGTACCTTTTTGAAGATCATCGCAAGGGATGGATGGATGAAAACGTCCGAAATTGGGTATGTCCCGATCTTGTGGTCATCTGTGACAAAAACAAAATTCAAAAAAACCGCATTGTCGGTGCTCCAGATTTGGTCATCGAGATCTTGTCTCCCGCTACGGCCAAAATCGACCGGATGGACAAACGGATCGCGTACGAGCGGGCTGGGGTGAAGGAATATTGGATCGTTGACCCGGCGAATCAAGTCGTGGAAGTGTATTTGCGTGAGAAAACAGGGAAGTTCGAACTTCGCGGAGTGTACAGCCGCGATGACACCGTTCCCGTTCATGGATGGGAGGATTTGTTCATCGATTTGCGAAACATTTTCCAATGAACAAACGGGTTGACCTTTCCGCTAGGCGGTGATGTTGCCTAGAAGGCTAGTGAAAAACCGCTGTCGCACACCAATCGGCGGCATTTTCATTCAAAAAAGAAAGCTGGTTCTGCAAAGTTTCTCTAATTGAGAAATGGATGGAATCAGTAGCATTTTGCACGAAATCACCAGTCTCCTAGAAGGCCGGTGAAAAACGGCTGAGTTCCTTCATCAATGGGAGAACACGTGAAAGGCAGGACCGATGCACCAAGGTTTTTCTAGTTGAGAAATGACATTGCAAAGCTGGATCCAAGATTAAATCACCAGCCTTCTAGGTTTCACCAGCCGATGTCGCATTCATTGGACGGCTTAACGCAACGAACGCGGAACAAACGCTGCTTGATTTTGATAGCGCTAATCGTCGCATTCATTCGACGGCCTAGCGCAACGAACGCGGCATTGCCGGTTGATGGGGAACGTTCAGGGAACGACTCTTCGGTTGAATCATGTAGTCGGAAACAAAAGCGCACCGTCGCGGTTTGGTGCGCAGCTCTCCTTTGCCAACAGCCAGAAACAAGGTGTTTTGTTCATTGCCCAAACGCGGTCGATGTACTACAATAAACATAGAACCCGTTTTTTCCCACCAAAGCGCGGCTTCATTCGGTTGGCGTGAGGCGCCATCGGGTGCGGCTCGTTTTCAGGCGAAAAAACGAAAGCGGTTTCTTTTTGGCAGAAAGACGCAAAGGGGGATGGGGAATGAGCGATGTCGCGAAGATGAAGGAAGCGGCGTTTCCGGCTCCGCCGATGGAGGAGTGGGAGCAAGAAGCGGAACGGTCGCTGAAAGGCAAGCCGCTCGAGCGGTTGGTGACGATGACGTACGAAAACATAGCGGTGAAACCGCTTTATACGCGCCGCGATGTAGAGGCGCTCGGCCCGCTGGAGCAGTATCCGGGCTTTGGTCATTACGTGCGCGGGGCGCGGCCGGAAGGGTATCGGGGCGAGCCGTGGAAGGTGAGCCAAGAGATTTCGGCGGCAAGCCCGTCCGACTGGAACGAGGCGGTGAAGCATGACTTAGCGCGGGGACAGACGGAAATCCATTTCGCTCTCGGGCGGCTGCCGTTTGCCGTCGAGTCGGTGGAGGATGTGGCCGCGATGTTGGATGGCGTGCCGCTTCACCGCTACTCGCTCCGTGTGGACGCCGGGGCGCGGTCGCTTCCGTTTTTGGCGCTTTTGGCCGCTTATTTCAAGGAACGAGGCGTCTTGCTCTCGAGCGTGCGCGGCGCCATTGGCATGGATCCGCTCGGCGCCTGGGCGGAACAGGGGACGCTCCCGTGTTCGCTTGAGCGGCTGGCTGATGAAATGGCGGAAGTGACGAAGTGGGCGATGGAACAAATGCCGGCCGTTCGCACGATTTTCGTGCGCGGCGAGCCGTACCATAACGGCGGGGCGAACGCCGTGCAGGAGCTCGCGTTTTCGTTGGCGTCGGCCGTCGAGTACATCCGCGCCGGGCTGGATCGGGGCTTGACGATTGATGACATCGCGACAAGGATGCAAGTGTCGCTGGCGGTCGGAGCCGACTTTTTCATGGAAATCGCCAAGCTGCGGGCGGCGCGGCGGTTGTTTGCGCAAGTGATCGAAGCGTTTGGCGGCAGCGAATCATCACGGCGCATCGAACTGCATGTGCGCACGTCGCCCTTTACAAAAACGGTGTACGACCCGTATGTGAACATGCTTCGCGCCGGAGCGGAAGCGTTTGCGGCCGTTGTCGGCGGCGCCGATGGCGTGCACGTGTCGCCGTTTGACGAAGCGATCGGGCTCGCTGATGCGTTTTCGCGGCGCATCGCCCGCAACACGCAGCTCATTTTGCTTGAAGAGGCGCATCTCTCTCAAGTCATCGATCCGGCGGGCGGCTCGTATTATGTGGAGACATTGACGGCGAACCTTGCCGAAGCAGCGTGGAAGCTGTTTCAGCAAGTCGAGGAAAAAGGCGGCATGAAACAAGCGCTTCAGGACGGCTTCGTGCAGTCGGAAGTGGGGGCGGTTGCCAAGCGGCGGCTCGAGCGCGTCAAACAGCGGAAAGAAAAAATCGTCGGCACGAACGTGTACGCCAATTTGGAGGAAACGCCGATCGAAAAGCCGAAGCAAACCGCAGTGAACATGGTGCTGCCGTTGGATGAACAGCGGGCGGCCGACATTCGCCGCACGCTTGTCGGCGGAAAGTGGATGGAAACGATGATTCGTGCGGCCCGCCGTCGAGCAACCGCTCGGGAAATGGCCGCGGCGCTGGTCGATGGGAACGAGGTGGCGGCCATCGCGCCGATTCACACACGGCGTTTGGCTGAGCCGTTTGAACGGCTGCGGAAGGCGGCCGAGGAGCATGCGGAGCGCACGGGAAGCCGGCTTTCCGTTCACTTGATCAATCTCGGGCCGCTTGTCCGCCATCAGGCGCGCGCCGATTTCATCGCCGGGCTGTTTGCGGCCGGCGGGGTGGCGGCTGAGCGAAGCGATGGCTTTGCCTCGGTCGAGGAAGCGATCGAATGGGTGCGGAACACGAATGGGACGCATTATATCGTGTGCGGCGCGGATGACGACTACCCGGGGTTCGTTCCGGCGTTGGCCGAGGCGTTCAAGCAAGCCAAGCCGAACGCGAAGCT
Proteins encoded in this region:
- a CDS encoding methylmalonyl-CoA mutase family protein, yielding MSDVAKMKEAAFPAPPMEEWEQEAERSLKGKPLERLVTMTYENIAVKPLYTRRDVEALGPLEQYPGFGHYVRGARPEGYRGEPWKVSQEISAASPSDWNEAVKHDLARGQTEIHFALGRLPFAVESVEDVAAMLDGVPLHRYSLRVDAGARSLPFLALLAAYFKERGVLLSSVRGAIGMDPLGAWAEQGTLPCSLERLADEMAEVTKWAMEQMPAVRTIFVRGEPYHNGGANAVQELAFSLASAVEYIRAGLDRGLTIDDIATRMQVSLAVGADFFMEIAKLRAARRLFAQVIEAFGGSESSRRIELHVRTSPFTKTVYDPYVNMLRAGAEAFAAVVGGADGVHVSPFDEAIGLADAFSRRIARNTQLILLEEAHLSQVIDPAGGSYYVETLTANLAEAAWKLFQQVEEKGGMKQALQDGFVQSEVGAVAKRRLERVKQRKEKIVGTNVYANLEETPIEKPKQTAVNMVLPLDEQRAADIRRTLVGGKWMETMIRAARRRATAREMAAALVDGNEVAAIAPIHTRRLAEPFERLRKAAEEHAERTGSRLSVHLINLGPLVRHQARADFIAGLFAAGGVAAERSDGFASVEEAIEWVRNTNGTHYIVCGADDDYPGFVPALAEAFKQAKPNAKLYVAGKPPEELENTYADAGVDGAIHLGSNAYDVIVAFFTERGVALDGEGR